The window CTCTCAGGGCGACTATATTGAAGTTAGTCCACTTGTCTGTTTGTATATTTCCATGCACATATCTCCAAAAACTAATAAGTCgatgtacataaaaatatttcataagatgGGAAGTTAGTATTGTATAGTTTCCCTTAAATGTGTTCTAGATTTAAATGTAGATCCGGATCTGAATCATTTTTAAGCACTTTTTACAATGTAGAGATTGAACCTTTTCGCGGTTTACTGTTAATAACTCTATAATGTATATTGATATACATTATAATTAGGAAGAATATAAACCGTGACCTTAATATCTTGGTAAGAAAAGTGTAAAATGTATTAAgcgtttcatttatttttaggaACGACCataaatttttttatgttctgtATATAGGaatttcttattaaatataagtaaaagtTTTGGTTTGAATTATGATGTTAGAAATAATACACTATATTTCATACAATAACATGAACAGCACTACTTCTTTAAGAATAAAATCACCTAATAGTAAATATAATCTCTCTCTAACTTAATTCACTACATAGATATTAGACAGTTGAAATgagtaaataatatacatatcaaGATATTATAATTACCCTGGAAAGGGCTGTTTTTGACTTACCAAGCGTTGTGGTTAAACATTTTGCGgaccttatttttatatttgtgtttattttataactatctTTGTGCACTATGAGAGTAAAACTAGATGTACATGTCATTTTTGTTAAGTAcgatataaaatatgtttgttaacaaCTCTAGagaatgtaataattattaataaatttcaaatcGATGAAGACCTTCGCATTTcgtttcacattttaaaatatattttgttttcaaattggtCCATAGTTAActgttataaatgttttcttacaTCCTAATATCACTTACCAGATACAGAATTTTCTAGTTGTCGTTGAGTCAGTTTTTCATGGGCTTTGTCGACTGCTTGGTTGAGTGTAGTAGAATCTATTGACAGTGCCTTAACATCATTAGTTTTATAGTGGTTTAAGAAGCAGGAACGACTTAATATGAACCCTTCGGTCATCACTGCCCAGTTATAATTCAGGAATATAAACAATGCCACAAGTGTCAACATCCTACACGGAAGAatcatttagaaaatattaatatgcaAACACTCACATATCTTTTTTTAACTAAAacgaaaaattattattattattattattactggagATCTAAACAGGAAAAGAAGATGCTTCTAATAGTAACGGAACTTAATGAATTATTTCTTCTCGCAGAATCCAAAGAAATTGAATAATCATTTCTTCACATAAGTGTGTGAAATAATGTGTTAAACTGGTAAAAGACACGTctataataaaatctttattattactttctacaCTTCGTGTAGAAGCAACTCGTCAGACACTTTGAGCTGAATTACATGGAAAAAAGGCTTAGTCAGGATCGTTTCagggttaaaatatataaagattttaaattatgttctgcgtaaaataaatagtacaataaaaatattgtaatgtaataatGATGATTAGGTAAATACGTGTAGGCGGCGTCAAGttctcttttgtttatttgtagttaaacacggcgctgcacaatgggctatctgtgcactgcccaccataggtatcgagaGATGGTTTCTAGTGGTGAAAATCCCTAGATATACGGCTTCGAAACTGAGGGCATCAAGTTAACAGCGGTGGCAAAGAGATGCTTAACAGAAACTataatttcttaaaagaaaaatgtttattatttccgTGTGATGAGGGACAGTTTAAGTTTATGTCGTAAGGTTCCATGACCATTGTTGTTACGGGAATGCGTAATAAATAAAACGATTAGACACGTGTCGCCATTTGTGTTGTAATCCGAGGTGACGAAATGTTTGGAGACCAAGTGGCCGAAGGTACCGTGATGTTCACGGAATCTGTCACCTAATCTGTTAATTGTTTCGCCAATATAGAGTTGTTTATATCAAGTTCAGCGAATATAGTGAAAAATGCACTCTGGCGCACAGGCGAAATGGTCTTTTTACGTGAAACTAGAAAGACTTGATAAGTTAGTGATATAATCTCATTTCAGATAAGTAGATCGTCCACATGGACGAGTTCTGTTAGTTTGTGTAAGTATAGACATTTCAAAGTGTAATTAGGAACGTATTAGACAGTCTTTCAAATTACTCTTACGTTTGAATGAAGTTCAATGTGAGGTGGTAAAAAATGTCATTAGATGTGATATCTCTTGTTAGACATGTAAGGTTGCGTTGAACAATTCTGCTAATTTGTCTGGTTAAGGAATGATTTATGAGGAATAAAGGAACTCTGTCGCTGTGTAATTTATCCTTATAGACGAGAGTGTCAACCTCTAATAAACTGAATGGAGCAAGAATATCCTTTCTAGTTGCGTACGTGGGATAGTTCTTATGTCTAGAATAATGAGTCATGTCCTTTACTTTGCATTTAATGTCGGCGTTGAAGGACCACAGACGTTTCAAACCCAGGAATTGTTCGAAGTCAGTCAGCCGAAGTATGGAGTCCGTGGAAGGATATGATTTGCTTCTTTTGTTCAGAAAATGTAAGGCGAGTATCTTGTATGGTTTGTAAATACTGTCAGGGTAAGTAACGAGTCATTATTACAACTATGATGGGAAATAGTAACGTGAAAACTCTACATAGTAATCGTTATATAAAGACTAgagataatatttgtattttctgtacTTTGTAACTATATAATCTCTATATTGAGGGTTCCTATCTCGATAAAGTATTAACACTATTAGAATACTTACGTAAATAACATAattgaaaagaagaaaatctGGAATGCGAAACTTATCACATTTTCAAGAAAAGAAgcaataagtaaaacataaatttatgaaataatctTTAATCGAGGtcttattgtataatatttgtgAAACCTGATGAGGGAGTTCTCACA of the Tachypleus tridentatus isolate NWPU-2018 chromosome 13, ASM421037v1, whole genome shotgun sequence genome contains:
- the LOC143240182 gene encoding uncharacterized protein LOC143240182 isoform X1, which encodes MTKNLKMRMLTLVALFIFLNYNWAVMTEGFILSRSCFLNHYKTNDVKALSIDSTTLNQAVDKAHEKLTQRQLENSVSGLLKSFTDPNSKILLPQSPKPSEDLCSDTSQNLYCFFFAGNEVVL
- the LOC143240182 gene encoding uncharacterized protein LOC143240182 isoform X2, with protein sequence MLFTMLTLVALFIFLNYNWAVMTEGFILSRSCFLNHYKTNDVKALSIDSTTLNQAVDKAHEKLTQRQLENSVSGLLKSFTDPNSKILLPQSPKPSEDLCSDTSQNLYCFFFAGNEVVL